Proteins encoded in a region of the Pseudomonas denitrificans (nom. rej.) genome:
- a CDS encoding DUF6232 family protein, protein MSTDEKLFLDQNGVSISNSRFIVNKQTYAMNGVTSVKQAENKPSRLGPIICALAGIIALTNGKLVIGGAIVAIAIVWLTLQKSIFLVILHTASGEVQALKSTDRKFIDSVINALNDSIVHRG, encoded by the coding sequence ATGTCCACGGATGAGAAATTATTTCTAGATCAAAATGGCGTCAGCATATCCAATTCACGCTTTATAGTTAACAAGCAAACTTATGCCATGAATGGAGTTACATCTGTAAAGCAAGCCGAAAATAAGCCATCACGGCTTGGCCCCATAATCTGTGCACTTGCGGGAATAATCGCTCTGACCAATGGAAAGCTGGTAATTGGGGGCGCCATAGTTGCGATCGCAATAGTATGGCTGACACTCCAGAAATCCATTTTCCTTGTAATACTTCATACAGCGTCAGGGGAAGTACAAGCACTCAAAAGCACTGACAGAAAATTCATTGACTCTGTAATTAACGCACTTAACGATTCGATTGTTCATCGCGGTTGA